One part of the Leucobacter triazinivorans genome encodes these proteins:
- a CDS encoding polyribonucleotide nucleotidyltransferase has protein sequence MEGPEIKFAEAVLDNGKFGKRTIRFEAGRLAQQAQGAVAAYLDEETMLLSATSASKQPKDHFDFFPLTVDVEERSYAAGKIPGSFFRREGRPSTEAILVCRLIDRPLRPSFVDGLRNEVQIVVTVLSIAPGEYYDALAINAASASTQISGLPFSGPIAGVRLALIGDQWVAFPNEAQIKEAVFDLMVAGRVITKADGTEDVAIMMVEAEATEGSWNLIKAGATKPDEAVVAQGLEAAKPFLTQLVKAQEQLAAQSAKEVQEYPVFLPYSDEVYAAVAQLAETELAGIYQIADKQERQAADDALKARVKETVAAKVAAGELPAEAEGQVSGAYKSVTKKIVRGRILTEGARIDGRGLRDIRALDAEVQVIPRVHGSAIFQRGETQILGVSTLNMLKMEQQIDSLSPTTSKRYMHHYNFPPYSTGETGRVGSPKRREIGHGFLAERALVPVLPSREEFPYAIRQVSEALGSNGSTSMGSVCASTLSLLNAGVPLRAAVAGIAMGLVSDEVDGETRYATLTDILGAEDALGDMDFKVAGTSEFVTALQLDTKLDGIPSDVLVGALAQAKEARTTILDVISQAIDTPDEMAPTAPRVISVQIPVDKIGELIGPKGKTINGIQDETGAEISIDDDGTVYIGAVDGPSAEAARAQVNAIANPQNPEVGEQYLGTVVKNAAFGAFVSLLPGKDGLLHISEVRKLAGGKRIDSVDDVLSIGQKILVKITKVDDRGKLSLEPVIEESAADEAPAAEAAPAAAE, from the coding sequence GTGGAGGGTCCTGAGATCAAGTTCGCCGAGGCCGTGCTCGACAACGGCAAGTTCGGCAAGCGCACCATCCGTTTCGAGGCCGGCCGCCTCGCGCAGCAGGCGCAGGGCGCCGTCGCCGCCTACCTCGACGAGGAGACCATGCTCCTCTCGGCCACCAGCGCGTCGAAGCAGCCGAAGGATCACTTCGACTTCTTCCCGCTGACCGTCGATGTCGAGGAGCGCTCGTACGCCGCGGGCAAGATTCCCGGCTCGTTCTTCCGGCGCGAGGGCCGCCCCTCGACCGAGGCGATCCTCGTCTGCCGTCTCATCGATCGCCCCCTGCGCCCGTCGTTCGTCGACGGCCTGCGCAACGAGGTGCAGATCGTCGTGACCGTGCTGTCCATCGCTCCGGGCGAGTACTACGATGCCCTCGCGATCAACGCCGCATCGGCGTCGACGCAGATCTCGGGTCTGCCCTTCTCCGGCCCCATCGCGGGCGTGCGCCTGGCGCTCATCGGCGACCAGTGGGTCGCGTTCCCGAACGAGGCGCAGATCAAGGAGGCCGTGTTCGACCTGATGGTCGCCGGCCGCGTGATCACGAAGGCCGACGGCACCGAGGATGTCGCGATCATGATGGTCGAGGCCGAGGCCACCGAGGGGTCGTGGAACCTCATCAAGGCGGGCGCGACCAAGCCCGACGAGGCCGTCGTCGCACAGGGCCTGGAAGCTGCGAAGCCCTTCCTCACCCAGCTGGTGAAGGCGCAGGAGCAGCTCGCGGCGCAGTCGGCCAAGGAGGTGCAGGAGTATCCCGTGTTCCTGCCCTACTCCGATGAGGTCTACGCGGCGGTCGCACAGCTCGCTGAAACCGAGCTCGCCGGCATCTACCAGATCGCCGACAAGCAGGAGCGCCAGGCCGCCGACGACGCACTGAAGGCGCGCGTCAAGGAGACGGTCGCGGCCAAGGTCGCGGCCGGTGAGCTGCCGGCCGAGGCCGAGGGCCAGGTGTCGGGCGCCTACAAGTCGGTCACCAAGAAGATCGTGCGCGGCCGCATCCTCACCGAGGGTGCTCGCATCGACGGTCGCGGCCTGCGCGACATCCGCGCGCTCGACGCCGAGGTCCAGGTGATCCCGCGCGTGCACGGTTCGGCGATCTTCCAGCGCGGCGAGACCCAGATCCTGGGCGTCTCCACGCTGAACATGCTGAAGATGGAGCAGCAGATCGACTCGCTGTCGCCCACCACGTCGAAGCGTTACATGCACCACTACAACTTCCCGCCCTACTCGACCGGAGAGACGGGCCGCGTCGGCAGCCCGAAGCGCCGCGAGATCGGCCACGGCTTCTTGGCCGAGCGCGCGCTCGTGCCGGTGCTGCCGAGCCGCGAGGAGTTCCCCTACGCGATTCGCCAGGTCAGCGAGGCGCTCGGCTCCAATGGCTCGACCTCGATGGGCTCTGTGTGCGCGTCGACCCTGTCGCTGCTCAACGCCGGCGTGCCGCTGCGCGCGGCCGTCGCGGGCATCGCGATGGGGCTCGTGTCCGATGAGGTCGACGGCGAGACCCGATACGCGACCCTCACCGATATCCTGGGTGCCGAGGACGCGCTGGGCGACATGGACTTCAAGGTGGCCGGCACCTCGGAGTTCGTGACCGCGCTGCAGCTGGACACCAAGCTCGACGGCATCCCCTCCGACGTGCTGGTCGGCGCTCTCGCGCAGGCCAAGGAGGCGCGCACGACGATCCTCGATGTGATCTCGCAGGCGATCGACACCCCCGACGAGATGGCGCCCACCGCGCCGCGCGTCATCTCGGTGCAGATCCCCGTCGACAAGATCGGCGAGCTCATCGGCCCCAAGGGCAAGACGATCAACGGCATTCAGGACGAGACCGGTGCCGAGATCTCGATCGACGACGACGGCACCGTATACATCGGCGCGGTCGACGGCCCCTCGGCCGAGGCCGCTCGCGCGCAGGTCAACGCGATCGCCAACCCGCAGAACCCCGAGGTGGGCGAGCAGTACCTCGGCACCGTGGTGAAGAACGCCGCATTCGGCGCCTTCGTCTCGCTGCTGCCGGGCAAGGACGGCCTGCTGCACATCAGCGAGGTGCGCAAGCTCGCCGGTGGCAAGCGCATCGACAGTGTGGACGACGTCCTGTCGATCGGCCAGAAGATCCTCGTCAAGATCACCAAGGTCGACGATCGCGGCAAGCTCTCGCTCGAGCCCGTGATCGAGGAGTCCGCTGCCGATGAGGCTCCGGCCGCCGAGGCCGCACCGGCCGCAGCCGAGTAG
- a CDS encoding SRPBCC domain-containing protein, with protein sequence MSADADLTELQFTVFGFVSRPPAEVYEAVADPAILSRYFTTGGAEGRLEPGVAVQWDFADFPGAFPVRVLEARAPERIVLRWDGDPATTQETDGTEVAFEFRPVGDGARTEVRVTERAWRPTDAGAEAAFGNCMGWTGMLAAMKAWLEYGINLREGFYA encoded by the coding sequence ATGAGCGCAGACGCAGACCTGACCGAGCTCCAGTTCACCGTGTTCGGCTTCGTCTCGAGGCCGCCTGCGGAGGTCTACGAGGCCGTCGCGGATCCCGCGATCCTCAGCCGCTACTTCACGACGGGCGGAGCAGAGGGGCGTCTCGAACCCGGGGTCGCCGTGCAGTGGGACTTCGCCGACTTCCCGGGAGCGTTCCCGGTGCGAGTTCTCGAGGCCCGGGCACCGGAGCGGATCGTGCTGCGGTGGGACGGGGATCCGGCGACCACGCAGGAGACGGACGGCACGGAGGTGGCGTTCGAGTTCCGCCCGGTCGGCGACGGTGCCCGCACCGAGGTGCGGGTGACGGAGCGGGCCTGGAGGCCCACCGACGCCGGAGCCGAAGCCGCCTTCGGCAACTGCATGGGCTGGACCGGCATGCTCGCGGCGATGAAAGCCTGGCTCGAGTACGGCATCAACCTTCGGGAGGGGTTCTACGCGTAG
- the serA gene encoding phosphoglycerate dehydrogenase, with translation MSAPVVLIAEQLSPATIAALGPDFEVVHVDGTDRDALRSALQAADAVLVRSATQIDAEALGWAPRLKIVARAGVGLDNVDIKAATQAGVMVVNAPTSNIISAAELTVSHILGLARHLPRAHASLSAGEWKRSSFTGVELYEKTVGIIGLGRIGALVAERLRGFGVELVAYDPYVTATRAQQLGVQLVTLDELVERADFLTIHMPRTPETLGMIGAEQLRAMKPSAYVVNVARGGLIDEHALTEALNEGQIAGAALDVFMHEPPADTSLTGLPNVNVTPHLGASTAEAQEKAGVSVAKSVRLALAGDLVPDAVNVAGGVIDEYVRPGLPLTEKLGQVFAGLADGPLASLDIEVHGELAERNVEALRLAALKGIFSKIVSEPVSYVNAPLLAEQRDVEVRFTVDALSESYRNVITIRGSLTDGTQVSVSGTLTGPKQIEKIVEINGYDVELPIPEHLVVFSYTDRPGIVAVYGSLLGEAGVNIAGLQIARDEKKGTALSVLSVDALVDESIIERLREAIGAERLVTIDVDAL, from the coding sequence ATGTCTGCGCCGGTCGTGCTGATCGCCGAACAACTCTCGCCCGCCACCATCGCCGCGCTCGGCCCCGACTTCGAGGTGGTGCACGTCGACGGGACCGACCGCGACGCGCTGCGCTCGGCGCTCCAGGCAGCCGACGCGGTGCTCGTGCGCTCCGCCACGCAGATCGACGCCGAGGCGCTCGGCTGGGCGCCGCGGCTGAAGATCGTGGCCCGGGCGGGTGTCGGCCTCGACAACGTCGACATCAAGGCCGCCACCCAGGCGGGCGTCATGGTGGTCAACGCCCCCACATCCAACATCATCAGCGCCGCCGAGCTCACCGTCTCGCACATCCTGGGACTCGCGCGTCACCTGCCGCGGGCCCACGCCTCGCTCTCCGCGGGGGAGTGGAAGCGCTCGTCGTTCACCGGCGTCGAGCTCTACGAGAAGACGGTCGGGATCATCGGTCTCGGTCGCATCGGAGCGCTCGTCGCAGAACGTCTGCGCGGCTTCGGGGTGGAGCTCGTCGCCTACGACCCCTACGTCACCGCGACGCGCGCCCAGCAGCTCGGGGTGCAGCTCGTCACCCTCGACGAGCTGGTCGAGCGCGCCGATTTCCTCACAATCCACATGCCCCGCACTCCCGAGACCCTCGGGATGATCGGGGCCGAGCAGCTGCGTGCCATGAAGCCCTCCGCCTACGTCGTGAACGTGGCACGCGGCGGCCTGATCGACGAGCACGCGCTCACCGAGGCGCTGAACGAGGGCCAGATCGCCGGCGCGGCGCTCGATGTGTTCATGCACGAGCCGCCGGCCGACACCTCGCTGACCGGACTGCCGAACGTCAACGTCACTCCGCACCTCGGCGCGTCGACCGCCGAAGCCCAGGAGAAGGCGGGCGTCTCGGTGGCGAAGTCGGTGCGCCTCGCGCTCGCCGGCGATCTCGTGCCCGATGCGGTGAACGTGGCCGGCGGCGTCATCGACGAGTACGTGCGCCCCGGCCTGCCGCTCACGGAGAAGCTCGGACAGGTCTTCGCGGGTCTCGCGGACGGCCCGCTCGCCTCGCTCGACATCGAGGTGCACGGAGAGCTCGCCGAGCGCAACGTCGAGGCTCTGCGGCTCGCCGCGCTCAAGGGCATCTTCTCGAAGATCGTCAGCGAGCCGGTCTCATACGTCAACGCGCCCCTGCTCGCCGAGCAGCGGGACGTCGAGGTGCGGTTCACCGTCGACGCGCTCTCCGAGAGCTACCGCAACGTCATCACGATCCGCGGTTCGCTGACCGACGGCACCCAAGTCTCGGTCTCGGGTACGCTCACCGGTCCGAAGCAGATCGAGAAGATCGTCGAGATCAACGGCTACGACGTCGAGCTGCCCATCCCCGAGCACCTCGTCGTCTTCAGCTACACGGACCGCCCGGGCATCGTCGCCGTCTACGGCAGCCTGCTCGGCGAGGCCGGCGTCAATATCGCGGGACTGCAGATCGCCCGCGACGAGAAGAAGGGCACCGCGCTCTCGGTGCTCTCGGTCGACGCGCTGGTCGATGAGTCGATCATCGAGCGGCTGCGCGAGGCCATCGGCGCCGAGCGGCTGGTGACGATCGACGTCGACGCGCTGTAG